A region of the Acidicapsa acidisoli genome:
TTATGGGCGTCAGTGACCCCAACTACAAGACACCCAACGGCGGTGGCTGGACTTACTCTGGCGACTCCGATCAGTTCTCATGGTCGCAATGCCACCTGGAGGTCAATCCTGTCGTTTGCCCATATCCTGGCCTGCCCGCGGTTAACGGATTTCTTGTGAAATTCGACATGTACAACTACGCCACCAGCACCGGAACCCAGAGCATGACCGGGTACTATTATGGTCCAGATCAATACCCGGACAATTGGGCGGCGGGCGCTTACAACCCGATTCCAAGCACCGACATGGCTCCGTCCGGGATCAACCTCGGCAGCGGGGATGAGTTTTCAGCCACCATTGTTAACAACGGAAGCACCATTTCGCTCAACCTCACGGATCTGGTCACCCATGCAAACTATCAGCAAAGCTGGCCGACTAACCCATCGATTGGAACAGTTGTCCAGAACGGCAACGGGCCGATTGCTTACGTAGGATTTGGCGGCGGTACCGCAACATTCCTGGATGACGTCTACATCGATAGCTGGACACTTGCCACTGGAACAAGCACGCCCACAGCCGCTACACCAACCTTCTCTGTGGCAGCGGGAACCTACGCCTCGGCGCAGACGGTCAGCATCAGCGATGCCACCAGCGGTGCTACCATCTACTACACCACCAACGGCACCACGCCCACGACCTCCTCAACGAAGTACGCAGGAGCGATCTCGGTGACCGCGACTGAGACGCTTCAAGCCATTGCAGTTGAGAAGGGTCACACTAACAGTAAGGCTGCCAAGGCGGCTTACATCCTCAACTCCACTGTACCCGCACCAACGTTCAGCCCGGCGAGCGGCACATACACCAGTGCGCAGAAGGTGACCATCTCAGATACGACTGCCGGTACCGCCATCTACTACAC
Encoded here:
- a CDS encoding chitobiase/beta-hexosaminidase C-terminal domain-containing protein, with translation TTTPIINYPNGFGSSCDSANLWLENNASCASPSVHVVPHVVHNASNMFFKTPVNVSNFTTTFTFHIDCSYQPSRCGAGFGFMGVSDPNYKTPNGGGWTYSGDSDQFSWSQCHLEVNPVVCPYPGLPAVNGFLVKFDMYNYATSTGTQSMTGYYYGPDQYPDNWAAGAYNPIPSTDMAPSGINLGSGDEFSATIVNNGSTISLNLTDLVTHANYQQSWPTNPSIGTVVQNGNGPIAYVGFGGGTATFLDDVYIDSWTLATGTSTPTAATPTFSVAAGTYASAQTVSISDATSGATIYYTTNGTTPTTSSTKYAGAISVTATETLQAIAVEKGHTNSKAAKAAYILNSTVPAPTFSPASGTYTSAQKVTISDTTAGTAIYYTTNGTTPTTSSTLYTGPITVSATKTLEAIAVATGDANSVGKATYTIMSVLPAPTFSVAAGTYTSARSVSISDATAGTTIYYTTNGTTPTTASTRYAGPITVSSTETLKAIAVATSDANSAIGSAAYTITSASTTTPIINYPNGFGSSCDSANLWLENNASCASPSVHVVPHVVHN